One window of Bos indicus isolate NIAB-ARS_2022 breed Sahiwal x Tharparkar chromosome 18, NIAB-ARS_B.indTharparkar_mat_pri_1.0, whole genome shotgun sequence genomic DNA carries:
- the BEAN1 gene encoding protein BEAN1 isoform X1 has protein sequence MSFKRPCPLARYNRTSYFYPTFSESSEHSHLLVSPVLVASAVIGVVIILSCITIIVGSIRRDRQARLQRQRQRHRRHHRRRHRRRRRHREYEQGYVSDGHIYGRPSHRMRYACSPAEDWPPPLDLSSDGDVDATVLQELYPDSPPGYEECVGPGATQLYIPTDAPPPYSLTDSCPELDVGNGHSPGRHQQAQRPQGQSGLRTVSMDTLPPYEAVCGASPPSGRLPLPGPQPGPQSSQGPPTPTQAPALGPEQIM, from the exons TAGCTCGGTACAACCGCACCAGTTACTTCTATCCCACGTTCTCGGAGAGCTCGGAGCACAGCCACCTGCTCGTGTCCCCCGTGCTGGTGGCGAGCGCGGTCATAGGCGTGGTCATCATCCTCTCCTGCATTACCATCATCGTGGGCAGCATCCGCAGGGACAGGCAAGCCCGGCTCCAGCGCCAGCGCCAGCGCCACCGCCGCCAccaccgccgccgccaccgccgccgccggcGCCATCGAGAGTACGAGCAGGGCTACG TGTCCGACGGGCACATATACGGCCGCCCGAGCCACAGGATGCGCTACGCCTGCAGCCCCGCCGAGGACTGGCCTCCGCCCTTGGACCTTAGCTCTGATGGGGACGTGGATGCCACGGTGCTCCAAGAGCTGTACCCAGACTCTCCACCCGG TTACGAGGAGTGTGTGGGACCGGGCGCCACTCAGCTGTACATCCCTACGGATGCCCCGCCCCCCTACTCACTGACCGACTCCTGCCCCGAGCTGGATGTGGGCAATGGCCACAGCCCTGGCCGACACCAGCAGGCGCAGAGGCCGCAGGGCCAGAGTGGCCTCCGCACTGTCTCCATGGACACCCTGCCCCCTTATGAGGCTGTGTGTGGGGCCAGCCCTCCATCAGGCCGGCTGCCACTGCCTGGACCGCAACCAGGCCCGCAGAGTTCCCAGGGCCCGCCCACCCCAACCCAGGCCCCGGCCTTGGGCCCAGAGCAGATCATGTGA
- the BEAN1 gene encoding protein BEAN1 isoform X2, producing MSFKRPCPSRYNRTSYFYPTFSESSEHSHLLVSPVLVASAVIGVVIILSCITIIVGSIRRDRQARLQRQRQRHRRHHRRRHRRRRRHREYEQGYVSDGHIYGRPSHRMRYACSPAEDWPPPLDLSSDGDVDATVLQELYPDSPPGYEECVGPGATQLYIPTDAPPPYSLTDSCPELDVGNGHSPGRHQQAQRPQGQSGLRTVSMDTLPPYEAVCGASPPSGRLPLPGPQPGPQSSQGPPTPTQAPALGPEQIM from the exons CTCGGTACAACCGCACCAGTTACTTCTATCCCACGTTCTCGGAGAGCTCGGAGCACAGCCACCTGCTCGTGTCCCCCGTGCTGGTGGCGAGCGCGGTCATAGGCGTGGTCATCATCCTCTCCTGCATTACCATCATCGTGGGCAGCATCCGCAGGGACAGGCAAGCCCGGCTCCAGCGCCAGCGCCAGCGCCACCGCCGCCAccaccgccgccgccaccgccgccgccggcGCCATCGAGAGTACGAGCAGGGCTACG TGTCCGACGGGCACATATACGGCCGCCCGAGCCACAGGATGCGCTACGCCTGCAGCCCCGCCGAGGACTGGCCTCCGCCCTTGGACCTTAGCTCTGATGGGGACGTGGATGCCACGGTGCTCCAAGAGCTGTACCCAGACTCTCCACCCGG TTACGAGGAGTGTGTGGGACCGGGCGCCACTCAGCTGTACATCCCTACGGATGCCCCGCCCCCCTACTCACTGACCGACTCCTGCCCCGAGCTGGATGTGGGCAATGGCCACAGCCCTGGCCGACACCAGCAGGCGCAGAGGCCGCAGGGCCAGAGTGGCCTCCGCACTGTCTCCATGGACACCCTGCCCCCTTATGAGGCTGTGTGTGGGGCCAGCCCTCCATCAGGCCGGCTGCCACTGCCTGGACCGCAACCAGGCCCGCAGAGTTCCCAGGGCCCGCCCACCCCAACCCAGGCCCCGGCCTTGGGCCCAGAGCAGATCATGTGA